The genome window GTGATTGTAAAAAAGAATGGGTTGCTGAAACAGAATTTTCTGAATTAAATAGATCCAATTCTAGAATTCAATACAAGGTTATAGAATAAATACTCTTTAGATCCTGTGCAGGATATATCTTATCTGTTCCACTCTAATCAGACAACATAAGAAACCGGAGACATTGATTATGGACAATGAAAATACTAAGCTTAATGGAAAATTTGCTGCATGTTTAAATTGTATTGATGGTCGTGTCCAATTACCCGTCATTAACTGGATTACATCAACATACAATATCGATTTTATAGATATGATCACCGAACCCGGCATGGATGGTTTTTTGGTTGATTCAGAATCTGAATTAAAACCATTATTAGATAAACTTAATATCGCCATTAAAGTTCATGATTGTGAGGAAATATTCATTGTAGCTCATGAGGACTGTGCAGCAAATCCCGTTGATTTTAAAACCCATGCCCCAAACTTGAAAATTGCATCTGAAAAAATCAAAGATGTCGCCTCCAAATGCAAGGTAATATGTATTTATGTTTATCTAAATGGAAATGTTATAAATTAATTGAGAAATAATTTTCAGAAGAGTATGAGAATATGATTTCTAGAAAGGATTTTTAAGGAGGAACCAGAAATCACATTCCAAATACTACTGAGGATCGCATTTGTTTACTTATCGGCTGAACAATAAGTAAGGAGGTTTTGGTTTGCCCATATAGGGCAAACCAGTGGTTCTTTTTAAAGAAAATTGGTTTTTCTTTAACTTGACCCTATTCTATAGATCGCATACAATTCTACCCACTCATTTTTAGGCACACCTAAATCTAAGTGTTAGTTATAGTAACTAACTCATAACATATAAATATTTCGTAATTTTTAGGTTAGCCTAAATTTCTTTAGTTTAACTTAAAATTATTTTTAAAGATGAATTTCACACAAGTTTCATTCTAAGCCCGTTTTTTATACTATTTGATCACAAAATATTTTGCAGATACAACCAAAAAAAAATAGGCAATTAAATATTATAAAGAAGTTATATGCATTTCCATTTTATACTGTGCTGGTAAGGTTAAGAATCACAGCACCACCAATAATCACCCCCATTGCAAATGAATTTAAAGGATTGACTTCTTCACTAAAAAAAATAAGGCCCATTATAGCTACTAGCCCAATTCCCAAGCCTGCCCAAACCGTATATACGGTTCACATCTAAATAGATTTAAGACATATAGAAAAGAGGTAAGTATACTTGCAAAGAAATAAGAAATCCTATAGTGGGTATACTTAGTAAAGCTCTGATAATTTTAAGCAAATAGTTGCCGCTACTTAAAGCCCACTCCAATTAGAAGTAAACCCCAGTCATTAGGCATAATTTCCTCACCTTAAAATAAAAGACCTGGAATAAATTAAATATTCCATCCTAAGCTTTCATTTTGAAGTTTCACTAATCTACTATACAGATTTTCATTATTAATTAACTTATCATGTGAACCCTGTTCAATCACCTTTCCTTTATTTAATACAACGATTTTATTTGCGCCTTTTACTGTTCGCATCCTATGGGCTATAATTAGTAAGGTTTTATTTTTGATTAGTTTTGTTATTGCCTCCTGTATCTGGGTTTCATTTTCAACGTCTAGTGATGCTGTGGCTTCATCAAGTAAAATAATTGGAGCATCTTTAAGTAATGCACGAGCAATGGATATTCGTTGACGTTCGCCTCCAGATAATGTCCACCCATTCTCTCCAATTTCAGTATCATATCCCTCAGGCATATTCATTATGAAGTCGTCACAGTTGGCAAGTTTCGCTGCAGCTATAACTTCTTCAGTTGTTGCATCTTTTTTACCAATCTTTATATTGTTTAATACTGTGTCATTAAATAACACAACATCCTGAAAAACTATGGCAAAATGGGATAAGAGTGTTTCAGGATCAATATCTTTCACATCTTTCCCCCCAATTACTATGTTTCCTTCATCAACATCCCAAAAACGAGCTATTAACTTAGCAATAGTACTTTTACCACTTCCACTTGGTCCCACTAGAGCAGTTACTTCGCCCTGTTTCACGGTTATGGAAACATCATCCAATACTTTTTCTTCATTGTATCCAAAACTTACATCTTTTAATTCAACATCATAATCATGTATACTGAGGTTGGTTGCGCCAGTCATTATTTCCTGATTTTCCATTTTATCCATTCTATCAATCATGGTCATTAACACAAATACTTCTCCCAATTTCATCATGGCTATGGTTAATGGATCGTATAATCGTACTGCAACGATTAAAAATAGGATGTAATATATGAAATTGATGCTTCCTGCAGTTAATGCATCTACACCAACTAAAATTACCAATGGAATTCCTACTCTTAAAGCCATTTGAGCTCCACCAATAAATAGACCCATTACCAATTCCAAAGTCATAGCACTACTGAAAAAGTTTTGTAACTTAAAATCAACTTTATCAAAGTGATTGTCTATCTGGTTCGATGATTTAATTACTTTTATTCCCTCTAAAGATTCTTGTATAGCATCAGCTACTTCAATTTTGTTATTCATGTGTTTATTTGCAAGTTTATCTTTAACTTTTCCACATCCCCAAAGAAGTGCTAATGAAACCGGAAGACCAATTAATAAACTGATACCCATTCTCCAATCAAAAAGCATCAGCATAACCACTATTATTACTATGGCAATTGTTGATCCAAACAGTTGCGGAACAGAATGCGAAAATATGTTTTCTAGAAATGTAGCGTCATCCATCATGGTTCCTGTAAATTCAGCTAGATCTTTTTTACCAAAGAATGATAGGGGTAATTTTCTTATTTTTTCAGCTAGCCTTATTCTCCTATTGGCGCTTTCTTCATATGCTGCAATATAAGTCTTCTTATAATAATACAGTTGAGTTAGAAATATTACTAATAAAATTGCTCCTGCAATCATAGTATAAATTATTAGATTTAAATTAGCGCCACCTAAACCAAGCAAAGGATTTAATAATTGCTGAATAAGTCCCAACAATATAAAAACGGGCAACATTAATGTTAAATCAGCCAATACTACTGAAAAAATGGCTTTTTTTAAGTCATTAGCACCTTTATCTGTTAAAACAAATAATTCTTTAAACATTTGGTTCTACCTCCTTGTTTTTCTCCTTGTTTAAGATATGCTCCTCTGAAACATTCTCATACTTTCCAGAATTGATTAGTTCAGCATCAGTAGTTATATTATCAGTTTGCTTTCCAACATTCCACGATAAACCTAATTGATATTCTCTCCACATGTTAGAATATAATCCCCCATTTCCCAAAAGCTCATCATGGTTTCCTTTTTCGATAATTTTGCCTTTTTTAATCACTAATATTTCATCTACATTTTTTATGGATGATAACCTGTGGGCTATCATAATCACAGTCTTATTTTTTGTGAGTTCCTCAAAGGCAAGTTGTATTTTGTGTTCATTTTCCGGGTCTGCAAAGGCTGTTGCTTCATCAAAGAGAATTATCGACGAATCTTTTAAAATTGCTCTAGCTAAAGATATTCTCTGTTTTTCGCCTCCAGATAAATATACTCCCTTAGTTCCAATTACAGTGTCAATGCCATGGGGTAATTTTTCCAGTATATCTTCACACTGGGCCAATCTTGCTGCTTTTAAAACATCTTCTCGATTTGCATCAGGATTAGAAAACTTTATGTTATTCAAAATACTGTCTTTAAATAGGTAAACATCTTGAAACACAATGCTCAATTTGTCCATTAACTCAGAATAACCGATTTCTTTGATATTTATATTACCAATTGTTATCTCCCCACTATAAACATCCCAAAATCTTGGAATTAAATTGGCTATAGTTGTTTTACCTCCTCCAGAAGGCCCCACTAAAGCCATTATTTTGCCCTCATCTACTTCAAATGAAATATTTTCTAAAGCCATTTCTTTTTTCTTCTCATCTGACGATGCATAGGAAAAACTCACATCATAAAATCCGATATTATTATTTTCAGGTATTTTGGGATTTTTTGACTCTTTTAATGGTTTTTCCTCAAAAAGTGCGTCAATTTTTTTTAGAGATTCTGAAACCATCATCTGATCAGAAGCAGTGTACATAATCTTCATGAGCATAGATGCCGTGACTGGCGCAAATACTGCGTAAAATATGAAACTCAAAACGAATGACTCGTAATTTGTAGCATAATAACTCAATATAATACCTGCAGGAATCAGTAAAAAGAAAGCCCCATTAATGACAGTTACAAATAAACTCATTGATTTTTCCATGGACAATGCATACTTCAAAACAAAATCTTTGTATCGTATTATAGAATCGTAGAAGTTTTTAAATGAATATATGGTCTGCCCAAATACTTTTACTACGGATATTCCCCTTACATATTCCACAGCAGAGTTATTCATATCCCCCAAAGAATTTTGGTATATTTCCAAAAATTTTTGGCTTGATCTCTTCATTATAGCATATTGAATAGCAAAACCTACGATTAATGGGATTAAACAAATTATCCCCAAAAGCCAATCAAAGTATAATAATAATATTAAAATAGCAATAGGCGTAACCAGACTACCAACCAAATCCGGTAATCGGTGAGCTATGAAATCTTCCAACTGTAAAGTATTAGTTTCTACAATTTTACGAAGTTTTCCACTGGGATTCAGGGTATGGAACCCCAGAGGTAATGTAGCAAGATGTTTTAATAGATTGTATCTCAAATTTTTGATTGTTTTGAAGGCCACTACATGAGTACACATCAATGCTGCAAAGGTCACGAAAATTCCTGAAATGGCGAAAAGCAGCGCTAACCAACCGTAATGTATTACTAAACCAGTATCCACTAAGCTTATATTCCCTCCTACCATTAATATTTCCTTGATTATAAAGTAAATATAAACAAAAGGACCTAATGTTAACAAACTACCAATTGCAGATAAAATACATCCTAAAACCAATAGTATCTTTAATTTTCCCGTTAGTTCCATTAAACGTGAAAAACCGTGGTTTTCTTTATTTTTATTCAATTTTAGTCTCTCCAAAAAGTTATATATAAATTCTATTTTTCAGATTTTAAATGGCCTAATATTCTAATTGCCATCATAACCAATAAAAAATCAAAAAATAATCGTTCAAGCACACGTTTTTTTAAATTAAAATTAAAAATCATTTGTTATAATTAAAAACATTGCTTTTTCAAAATAATTTGATTTTCATTGGCAAATAGTAATTTATACTCATACTATATAAATTTAGGCATACCTAAAAATATTTACCAAACAATATAAAGTAATACCCAGTAAAGCCCAAATCTCTTAAATTCAAAAAAGGCTCCTTAAAAATTTCTTAATTTTTAGGTATACCTAAAAATTTATATATTGTTTAGGTGTAACTAAATTATGCACTACGTTGATGAAGTGAATAAAATGTTCAAATCATCAGATCCATCAAATAAAAAAAAAAGTGAGTAAAATGAATAATAAATTAAACACAAAAGATTTAATTACAACCGGAATATTCACAACGATTTATATTGTGATATTTTTCACTTGCGGTATGCTTGGATACATTCCGATTTTACTAGTATTGCTTCCGCTTATTTGTCCAATTGTAACTGGGATTCCATTTATGTTATTTTTAACAAAAGTGAAAAAGTTTGGAATGGTTACTATAATGGGACTCATTATAGGGTTAGTTATGTTTTTAACAGGACACACCTTCGTTCCAGTCATAACAGGATTAATATTTGGTTTAGCTGCAGATTTGATATTTAAAGCAGGTAATTACCAGAGTTTTAGAAATTCGGTTATTGGATATGGGGTGTTCAGTCTTTTCATACTAGGGGCTATGGTTCCCATGTGGGTTATGAGAGATAGTTATTTTGTGCATATGAGTTCTAGTATGGGAACAGAATATGTAAATACAGTTATGGCACTTACTCCCGAATGGATGTTCTTTGTTCTGATAATCATAGCTTTTGTGGCTGGCATTATTGGGGCTTTTCTTGGAAAATCTGTCCTAGAAAAACATTTCAAAAGAGCAGGTATTGCTTAATGAGGATAATTTAATGAACAGTGAAATTCTACAATCCTCAAATACCATTTCTAATTTTAAAATAGACCCCAGAACAAAAATAATTGTACTGGTGATACTAAACTTGATGGTTTTTGGGGAGGCACCACTTTATGCAACCATATCCATGGTTAGCATCCCCTTTTTTCTTTTATTATTCAATAAAAGAAAAAAAGTTGCATTGATCTATATTTCAGCCTATACCCTGGCCTTGTTGGGAGAAATATTTCTTGTACCAGCGACACATGGGATATTAAACCTGTTGATTGTAATGATTACTAATCTTTTAGTCCGGATGATGCCTGGAATTATTATGGGATACTATTTGATTGTTACTACCACTGTTAGCGAATTTTTAGCATCAATGGAAAAAACCAGAATTCCAAAAATGATATCTATACCCATTTCAGTAGTTTTTAGATTTTTACCAACTTTAATCGAAGAAATTCGTGCTATACTTGATGCCATGCATATGCGCGGAATTGGACTAAATTTAAAAACAGTTAAATCCCCATTAACAGTGCTTGAATATATTTTAGTGCCTTTATTAATTAATGCTGTTAAAACAGGAGATGAATTATCTGCAGCTTCATTAACTAGAGGACTGGGTAACCCTATAAAAAG of Methanobacterium alcaliphilum contains these proteins:
- a CDS encoding ABC transporter ATP-binding protein, coding for MFKELFVLTDKGANDLKKAIFSVVLADLTLMLPVFILLGLIQQLLNPLLGLGGANLNLIIYTMIAGAILLVIFLTQLYYYKKTYIAAYEESANRRIRLAEKIRKLPLSFFGKKDLAEFTGTMMDDATFLENIFSHSVPQLFGSTIAIVIIVVMLMLFDWRMGISLLIGLPVSLALLWGCGKVKDKLANKHMNNKIEVADAIQESLEGIKVIKSSNQIDNHFDKVDFKLQNFFSSAMTLELVMGLFIGGAQMALRVGIPLVILVGVDALTAGSINFIYYILFLIVAVRLYDPLTIAMMKLGEVFVLMTMIDRMDKMENQEIMTGATNLSIHDYDVELKDVSFGYNEEKVLDDVSITVKQGEVTALVGPSGSGKSTIAKLIARFWDVDEGNIVIGGKDVKDIDPETLLSHFAIVFQDVVLFNDTVLNNIKIGKKDATTEEVIAAAKLANCDDFIMNMPEGYDTEIGENGWTLSGGERQRISIARALLKDAPIILLDEATASLDVENETQIQEAITKLIKNKTLLIIAHRMRTVKGANKIVVLNKGKVIEQGSHDKLINNENLYSRLVKLQNESLGWNI
- a CDS encoding carbonic anhydrase; translated protein: MDNENTKLNGKFAACLNCIDGRVQLPVINWITSTYNIDFIDMITEPGMDGFLVDSESELKPLLDKLNIAIKVHDCEEIFIVAHEDCAANPVDFKTHAPNLKIASEKIKDVASKCKVICIYVYLNGNVIN
- a CDS encoding energy-coupling factor transporter transmembrane component T, giving the protein MNSEILQSSNTISNFKIDPRTKIIVLVILNLMVFGEAPLYATISMVSIPFFLLLFNKRKKVALIYISAYTLALLGEIFLVPATHGILNLLIVMITNLLVRMMPGIIMGYYLIVTTTVSEFLASMEKTRIPKMISIPISVVFRFLPTLIEEIRAILDAMHMRGIGLNLKTVKSPLTVLEYILVPLLINAVKTGDELSAASLTRGLGNPIKRTHICEVGFHIQDIILLTISVAALIIFLLFK
- a CDS encoding ABC transporter ATP-binding protein, translating into MNKNKENHGFSRLMELTGKLKILLVLGCILSAIGSLLTLGPFVYIYFIIKEILMVGGNISLVDTGLVIHYGWLALLFAISGIFVTFAALMCTHVVAFKTIKNLRYNLLKHLATLPLGFHTLNPSGKLRKIVETNTLQLEDFIAHRLPDLVGSLVTPIAILILLLYFDWLLGIICLIPLIVGFAIQYAIMKRSSQKFLEIYQNSLGDMNNSAVEYVRGISVVKVFGQTIYSFKNFYDSIIRYKDFVLKYALSMEKSMSLFVTVINGAFFLLIPAGIILSYYATNYESFVLSFIFYAVFAPVTASMLMKIMYTASDQMMVSESLKKIDALFEEKPLKESKNPKIPENNNIGFYDVSFSYASSDEKKKEMALENISFEVDEGKIMALVGPSGGGKTTIANLIPRFWDVYSGEITIGNINIKEIGYSELMDKLSIVFQDVYLFKDSILNNIKFSNPDANREDVLKAARLAQCEDILEKLPHGIDTVIGTKGVYLSGGEKQRISLARAILKDSSIILFDEATAFADPENEHKIQLAFEELTKNKTVIMIAHRLSSIKNVDEILVIKKGKIIEKGNHDELLGNGGLYSNMWREYQLGLSWNVGKQTDNITTDAELINSGKYENVSEEHILNKEKNKEVEPNV
- a CDS encoding MptD family putative ECF transporter S component; amino-acid sequence: MNNKLNTKDLITTGIFTTIYIVIFFTCGMLGYIPILLVLLPLICPIVTGIPFMLFLTKVKKFGMVTIMGLIIGLVMFLTGHTFVPVITGLIFGLAADLIFKAGNYQSFRNSVIGYGVFSLFILGAMVPMWVMRDSYFVHMSSSMGTEYVNTVMALTPEWMFFVLIIIAFVAGIIGAFLGKSVLEKHFKRAGIA